A single Lemur catta isolate mLemCat1 chromosome 20, mLemCat1.pri, whole genome shotgun sequence DNA region contains:
- the EDC4 gene encoding enhancer of mRNA-decapping protein 4 isoform X2 has protein sequence MASCASIDIEDATQHLRDILKLDRPAGGPSAESPRPSNAYNGDLNGLLVPDPLCSGDGTSTSKAGLRTMPPINLQEKQVICLSGDDSSTCIGILAKEVEIVASSDSSISSKARGSNKVKIQPVAKYDWEQKYYYGNLIAVSNSFLAYAIRAANNGSAMVRVISVSTSERTLLKGFTGSVADLAFAHLNSPQLACLDEAGNLFVWRLALINGKIQEEILVHIRQPEGTPLNHFRRIIWCPFIPEESEDYCEESSPTVALLHEDRAEVWDLDMLRSDHSTWPVDVSQIKQGFIVVKGHSTCLSEGALSPDGTVLATASHDGYVKFWQIYIEGQDEPRCLHEWKPHDGRPLSCLLFCDNHRKQDPEIPFWRFLITGADQNRELKMWCTVSWTCLQTIRFSPDIFSSVSVLPSLKVCLDLSAEYLILSDVQRKVLYVMELLQNQEEGRACFSSISEFLLTHPVLSFGIQVVSRCRLRHTEVLPAEEENDSLGPDGAHGAGAMESAAGVLIKLFCVHTKALQDVQIRFQPQLNPDVVAPLPTHTAHEDFAFGESRPELGSEGLGSAAHGSQPDLRRIVELPAPADFLSLSSETKPKLMTPDAFMTPSASLQQITASPSSSSSSSSSSSSSSSSSLTAVSAMSSTSAVDPSLPSLPATRPPEELTLSPKLQLDGSLTMSSSSGLQASPRSLLPGLLPGPADKLTPKGPGQVSTAASTLSLELQEVEPLGLPQASPSRTRSPDVISSASTALSQDIPEIASEALSRGFGSSAPEGLEPDSMASAASALHLLSPRPRPGPELGPQLGLDGGPGDGDRHSTPSLLEAALTQEATTPDSQVWPTAPDITRETCSTLAESPRNGLQEKHKSLAFHRPPYHLLPQHDSQDASAEQSDHDDEVASLASASGGFGTKVPTPRLPAKDWKTKGSPRSSPKLKRKSKKDDGDSAMGSRLTEHQVAEPPEDWPALLWQQQRELAELRHNQEELLQRLCTQLEGLQSTVMGHVERALETRHEQEQRRLERALAEGQQRGGQLQEQLTQQLSQALSSAVAGRLERSIRDEIKKTVPPCVSRSLEPVAGQLSNSVATKLTAVEGSMKENISKLLKSKNLTDTIARAAADTLQGPMQAAYREAFQSVVLPAFEKSCQAMFQQINDSFRLGTQEYLQQLESHMKSRKAREQEAREPVLAQLRGLVSTLQSATEQMAATVSSSVRAEVQHQLHVAVGSLQESILAQVQRIVKGEVSVALKEQQAAVTSSIMQAMRSAAGTPVPSAHLDCQAQQAHILQLLQQGHLNQAFQQALTAADLNLVLYVCETVDPAQVFGQPPCPLSQPVLLSLIQQLASDLGTRTDLKLSYLEEAVMHLDHSDPITRDHMGSVMAQVRQKLFQFLQAEPHNSLGKAARRLSLMLHGLVTPSLP, from the exons gccccagtgCAGAGAGCCCACGGCCATCCAACGCCTACAACGGGGACCTTAATGGGCTCCTGGTCCCAGACCCCCTCTGCTCAGGTGATGGTACCTCAACAAGCAAGGCTGGTCTCCGGACCATGCCACCCATTAATCTGCAGGAGAAGCAGGTCAT CTGCCTctcaggagatgacagctccaccTGCATTGGGATTTTGGCCAAGGAGGTAGAGATTGTGGCCAGCAGTGACTCTAGCATTTCAAGCAAGGCCCGGGGGAGCAACAAG GTGAAAATCCAGCCTGTCGCCAAGTACGACTGGGAGCAGAAGTACTACTATGGCAACCTGATTGCTGTGTCTAACTCCTTCTTGGCCTATGCCATTCGGG CTGCCAACAATGGCTCAGCGATGGTGCGGGTGATCAGTGTCAGCACTTCGGAGCGGACCCTGCTCAAGGGCTTCACAGGCAGTGTGGCCGATCTGGCCTTTGCACACCTCAACTCTCCACAGCTGGCCTGCCTGGATGAGGCAGGCAACCTGTTTGTGTGGCGCTTGGCTCTGATTAATGGCAAAATTCA AGAAGAGATTTTGGTCCATATCCGGCAGCCAGAGGGCACGCCACTGAACCACTTCCGTAGGATCATCTGGTGCCCCTTCATCCCTGAGGAGAGTGAGGATTACTGTGAGGAGAGCAGCCCAACAGTGGCCCTGCTCCATGAAGACCGG GCTGAGGTGTGGGACCTGGATATGCTCCGCTCCGaccacagcacctggcctgtgGATGTCAGCCAAATCAAGCAGGGCTTCATTGTGGTGAAAGGCCACAGCACG TGCCTAAGTGAAGGAGCACTCTCCCCTGACGGGACTGTCCTGGCTACTGCGAGCCATGATGGCTATGTCAAGTTCTGGCAGATCTACATTGAGGGGCAGGATGAGCCAAG GTGTCTGCACGAGTGGAAGCCTCATGACGGGcggcccctctcctgcctcctatTCTGTGACAACCATAGGAAGCAGGACCCTGA GATCCCTTTCTGGAGGTTCCTTATTACTGGTGCTGACCAGAATCGGGAGCTGAAGATGTGGTGCACGGTATCCTGGACCTGCCTGCAGACCATTCG CTTCTCCCCAGATATCTTCAGCTCAGTGAGTGTGCTCCCCAGCCTCAAGGTTTGCCTGGACCTGTCAGCAGAATACCTGATTCTCAGCGATGTGCAACGGAAG GTCCTCTACGTGATGGAGCTGTTGCAGAACCAGGAGGAGGGCCGTGCCTGTTTCAGCTCCATCTCTGAGTTCCTGCTCACCCACCCTGTACTCAGCTTTGGGATCCAGGTTGTGAGTCGCTGCCGGCTGCGGCACACTGAGGTGCTCCCTGCTGAGGAGGAGAATGACAGCCTGGGGCCTG ACGGTGCCCATGGAGCTGGTGCCATGGAGTCTGCAGCCGGCGTGCTCATCAAGCTGTTCTGTGTGCATACCAA GGCACTGCAAGACGTGCAGATCCGCTTCCAGCCTCAGCTGAACCCTGATGTGGttgccccactccccacccacacTGCCCATGAGGACTTTG CATTCGGAGAATCTCGGCCTGAACTGGGCTCCGAGGGTCTGGGGTCAGCAGCTCATGGCTCCCAGCCTGACCTCCGACGAATTGTGGAGCTGCCTGCACCCGCAGACTTCCTCAGTCTAAGCAGTGAGACCAAGCCCAAGCTGATGACGCCTGATGCCTTCATGACACCCAGCGCCTCCCTGCAGCAG ATCACTGCATCCcctagcagcagcagcagcagcagcagcagcagcagcagcagcagcagcagctctctTACGGCTGTGTCTGCCATGAGCAGCACCTCAGCCGTGGACCCCTCCTTGCCCAG CCTTCCTGCTACCAGACCACCTGAGGAGCTGACGTTGAGCCCCAAGCTGCAGCTGGATGGCAGTCTGACAATGAGCAGCAGCAGCGGCCTGCAGGCAAGCCCTCGCAGCCTCCTGCCTGGTCTGCTCCCAGGCCCAGCTGACAAATTGACTCCCAAGGGGCCAGGGCAG GTGTCTACTGCTGCCTCTACACTGTCCCTGGAGCTACAAGAAGTGGAGCCCCTGGGGCTACCCCAGGCGTCCCCCAGCCGTACCCGCTCCCCAGATGTTATCTCCTCAGCTTCCACTGCCCTGTCTCAGGACATCCCTGAGATTGCCTCTGAGGCCCTGTCCCGGGGCTTTGGCTCCTCTGCACCAGAGGGTCTTGAGCCAGACAGTATGGCCTCAGCTGCCTCAGCACTACACCTGCTGTCCCCCCGGCCCCGACCAGGGCCTGAGCTTGGCCCTCAGCTTGGCCTGGATGGAGGGCCTGGGGACGGAGATCGGCATAGTACCCCTTCCCTCCTGGAGGCAGCCTTGACCCAGGAAGCCACGACCCCTGACAGTCAGGTTTGGCCTACAGCACCTGACATCACCCGTGAGACCTGTAGCACCCTGGCAGAAAG TCCCAGGAATGGCCTTCAGGAAAAGCACAAGAGCCTGGCCTTCCACCGACCACCTTATCACCTGCTGCCGCAACACGACAGCCAGGATGCCAGTGCCGAGCAAAG TGATCATGATGATGAGGTGGCCAGCCTTGCCTCTGCCTCAGGAGGCTTTGGCACCAAAGTTCCCACTCCACGGCTGCCTGCCAAGGACTGGAAGACCAAGGGATCCCCTCGGTCCTCACCCAAGCTCAAGAGGAAAAGCAAGAAGGATGACGG GGATTCAGCCATGGGATCCCGGCTCACAGAGCACCAG gtggcagagccacCTGAGGACTGGCCAGCACTACTTTGGCAACAGCAGAGAGAGCTGGCAGAGCTGCGGCACAACCAAGAAGAGCTGCTGCAGCGTCTGTGTACCCAACTTGAAGGCCTGCAGAGCACTGTCATGGGCCATGTAGAACGTGCCCTCGAGACCCGGCATGAGCAGGAAC AGCGGCGGCTGGAGCGGGCGCTGGCTGAGGGGCAGCAGCGGGGTGGACAGCTGCAGGAGCAGCTGACACAGCAGCTGTCCCAGGCACTGTCTTCAGCTGTGGCTGGGCGGCTAGAGCGCAGCATAAGGGACGAGATCAAGAAGACAGTTCCCCCAT GTGTCTCCAGGAGTCTGGAGCCTGTGGCAGGCCAACTGAGCAACTCAGTGGCCACCAAGCTCACAGCTGTGGAAGGCAGCATGAAGGAGAACATCTCCAAGCTGCTGAAGTCCAAG AACTTGACTGATACCATCGCCCGAGCAGCTGCAGACACTTTACAGGGGCCAATGCAGGCTGCCTACCGTGAGGCCTTCCAGAGTGTGGTGCTGCCGGCCTTCGAGAAGAGCTGCCAGGCTATGTTCCAGCAGATCAATGATAGCTTTCGGCTGGGCACACAGGAAT ACTTGCAGCAGTTAGAAAGTCACATGAAGAGCCGGAAGGCACGGGAacaggaggcaagggagcccgTGCTGGCCCAGCTGCGGGGCCTGGTCAGTACACTGCAGAGTGCCACCGAACAGATGGCAGCCACTGTGTCTAGCAGCGTTCGGGCTGAGGTGCAGCACCAGCTGCATGTGGCTGTGGGCAG CCTGCAGGAGTCCATTTTAGCACAGGTGCAGCGCATTGTCAAGGGTGAAGTGAGCGTGGCACTCAAGGAGCAGCAGGCCGCCGTCACCTCCAGCATCATGCAGGCCATGCGCTCAGCCGCTGGCAcacctgttccctctgcccacctTGACTGCCAGGCCCAGCAAGCCCATATCCTGCAGCTGCTACAGCAGGGCCACCTCAATCAGGCCTTCCAGCAG GCACTGACAGCCGCTGACCTGAACCTGGTGCTGTATGTGTGTGAAACTGTGGACCCAGCCCAGGTTTTTGGGCAGCCACCCTGCCCACTCTCCCAGCCTGTGCTCCTTTCCCTCATCCAACAGCTGGCATCCGACCTTGGCACTCGAACTGACCTCAAGCTCAG CTACCTGGAAGAGGCCGTGATGCACCTGGACCACAGTGATCCCATCACTCGGGACCACATGGGCTCTGTCATGGCCCAAGTGCGCCAGAAGCTCTTTCAGTTCCTGCAGGCTGAGCCACACAACTCCCTTGGCAAAGCAGCCCGGCGACTCAGCCTCATGCTGCACGGCCTTGTGACCCCTAGCCTCCCTTAG